In Streptomyces chartreusis NRRL 3882, the following are encoded in one genomic region:
- a CDS encoding MBL fold metallo-hydrolase yields MTYSGQVTVGGPADVHELKDLMITKIAVGPMNNNAYLLRCRATDEQLLIDAANEAETLLGMIGDDGIASVVTTHRHGDHWQALAEVVAATGARTYAGRDDADGIPVRTDVLVDDGDTIRVGRVELTARHLVGHTPGSIALVYDDPHGHPHVFTGDCLFPGGVGNTHKDPKAFASLIHDVETKIFDVLPDETWVYPGHGNDTTLGAERPQLPEWHARGW; encoded by the coding sequence ATGACGTACAGCGGACAGGTGACGGTCGGCGGGCCCGCCGACGTGCACGAGCTCAAGGACCTGATGATCACCAAGATCGCGGTCGGTCCGATGAACAACAACGCCTATCTGCTGCGCTGCCGGGCCACGGACGAGCAGTTGCTGATCGACGCCGCGAACGAGGCGGAGACGCTGCTCGGCATGATCGGTGACGACGGCATCGCGTCCGTCGTCACCACCCACCGGCACGGCGACCACTGGCAGGCACTCGCCGAGGTCGTCGCGGCCACCGGCGCCCGCACCTACGCGGGCCGGGACGACGCCGACGGCATCCCGGTGCGGACCGACGTGCTGGTCGACGACGGCGACACCATCCGGGTGGGGCGCGTGGAGCTCACCGCGCGCCACCTGGTCGGGCACACGCCCGGTTCGATCGCCCTCGTCTATGACGACCCCCACGGGCATCCCCATGTGTTCACCGGCGACTGTCTGTTCCCCGGCGGTGTGGGCAACACCCACAAGGACCCCAAGGCGTTCGCCAGTCTCATCCACGACGTGGAGACCAAGATCTTCGACGTCCTCCCGGACGAGACGTGGGTCTACCCGGGGCACGGCAACGACACGACGCTGGGCGCGGAACGCCCGCAGTTGCCGGAGTGGCACGCGCGCGGCTGGTGA
- a CDS encoding maleylpyruvate isomerase family mycothiol-dependent enzyme — MIDHGHDLASVHAATERLLTAVGKLDNASVTQPSRLPGWTRGHVLAHLARNADALVNVLEGRPMYVSGEARDADIERDAPRPLDVHLTDLRESAARLQEAGAAPADWSRTVELRGGVTDSASRVPFRRWVEVELHHVDLGIGYELEDLPAEFTEREIAFLADRFAGHPDVPPTRLTDGTRAWRTGREHGDGPEVRVTGSPADLLGWLAGRRSGSALTVDGGRLPALPPL, encoded by the coding sequence ATGATTGATCACGGTCATGACCTGGCGTCTGTACATGCCGCTACGGAACGGCTGCTCACCGCAGTCGGCAAACTGGACAACGCCTCTGTGACGCAGCCGTCACGGCTTCCCGGCTGGACCCGGGGCCATGTGCTGGCCCACCTCGCCCGCAACGCGGACGCTCTCGTGAACGTCCTCGAGGGCCGTCCCATGTACGTCTCCGGCGAGGCCCGGGACGCCGACATCGAGCGGGACGCCCCGCGCCCCCTCGACGTCCACCTCACCGACCTGCGCGAGAGCGCGGCCCGCCTGCAGGAGGCCGGGGCCGCTCCGGCGGACTGGTCGCGCACGGTGGAGCTGCGGGGCGGGGTCACGGACTCCGCGTCCCGGGTTCCGTTCCGGCGGTGGGTGGAGGTGGAGCTGCACCACGTGGACCTGGGGATCGGGTACGAGCTGGAGGATCTGCCGGCGGAGTTCACGGAGCGGGAGATCGCCTTCCTCGCCGACCGGTTCGCCGGCCATCCCGACGTCCCGCCCACGCGCCTCACCGACGGCACGCGCGCGTGGCGCACCGGACGGGAGCACGGCGACGGGCCCGAGGTGCGCGTCACGGGCTCCCCGGCCGACCTGCTGGGCTGGCTCGCCGGCCGCCGTTCCGGATCCGCGCTGACGGTGGACGGCGGCAGGCTTCCGGCGCTGCCCCCGCTGTAG
- the uvrA gene encoding excinuclease ABC subunit UvrA, with protein MADRLIVRGAREHNLKNVSLDLPRDSLIVFTGLSGSGKSSLAFDTIFAEGQRRYVESLSSYARQFLGQMDKPDVDFIEGLSPAVSIDQKSTSRNPRSTVGTITEVYDYLRLLFARIGKPHCPECGRPITRQSPQAIVDRVLELPEGSRFQVLSPLVRERKGEFVDLFADLQTKGYSRARVDGETIQLSNPPTLKKQEKHTIEVVVDRLTVKEGAKRRLTDSVETALGLSGGMVVLDFVDLPEDDPERERMYSEHLYCPYDDLSFEELEPRSFSFNSPFGACPDCTGIGTRMEVDPELIVPDEDKSLDDGAIHPWSHGHTKDYFGRLIGALADALGFRTDIPFAGLPQRAKKALLHGHKTQVEVRYRNRYGRERRYTTAFEGAVPFVKRRHSEAESDASRERFEGYMREVPCPTCEGTRLKPIVLAVTIMDKSIAEVSAMSISDCADFLGELKLTARDKKIAERVLKEVNERLRFLVDVGLDYLSLNRAAGTLSGGEAQRIRLATQIGSGLVGVLYVLDEPSIGLHQRDNHRLIETLVRLRDMGNTLIVVEHDEDTIKTADWVVDIGPGAGEHGGKVVHSGSLKELLANAESQTGQYLSGKKVIPLPDIRRPIDPSRQLTVHGARENNLQDIDVSFPLGVFTAVTGVSGSGKSTLVNDILYTHLARELNGARNVPGRHTRVDGDDLVDKVVHVDQSPIGRTPRSNPATYTGVFDHIRKLFAETTEAKVRGYLPGRFSFNVKGGRCENCAGDGTIKIEMNFLPDVYVPCEVCHGARYNRETLEVHYKGKSIADVLNMPIEEATEFFEAVPAIARHLNTLKDVGLGYVRLGQAATTLSGGEAQRVKLASELQKRSTGRTVYVLDEPTTGLHFEDISKLLTVLSGLVDKGNTVIVIEHNLDVIKTADWIVDMGPEGGAGGGLVVAEGTPEEVAAVPASHTGKFLRETLGADRISDASSVKAPRRAAAKKTVPAQTRAKKTATRTVDSTAVKKTAAKSTKAAAKKTTRTTKG; from the coding sequence GTGGCCGACCGTCTCATCGTTCGTGGAGCGCGCGAGCACAATCTCAAGAACGTCTCGCTCGACCTCCCGCGCGACTCGCTCATCGTCTTCACGGGCCTGTCGGGGTCGGGCAAGTCCTCGCTGGCCTTCGACACCATCTTCGCGGAGGGACAGCGGCGCTACGTGGAGTCCCTCTCCTCGTACGCCCGGCAGTTCCTCGGCCAGATGGACAAGCCGGACGTCGACTTCATCGAGGGCCTCTCCCCGGCCGTCTCCATCGACCAGAAGTCGACCTCGCGCAACCCGCGCTCCACGGTCGGCACGATCACCGAGGTCTACGACTACCTGCGCCTGCTCTTCGCGCGCATCGGCAAGCCGCACTGCCCCGAGTGCGGCCGCCCGATCACCCGCCAGTCGCCGCAGGCCATCGTCGACCGGGTCCTGGAGCTGCCCGAGGGCAGCCGCTTCCAGGTGCTGTCGCCGCTGGTGCGCGAGCGCAAGGGCGAGTTCGTCGACCTCTTCGCCGACCTCCAGACCAAGGGATACTCCCGCGCGCGGGTGGACGGCGAGACCATCCAGCTGTCGAACCCGCCCACGCTGAAGAAGCAGGAGAAGCACACCATCGAGGTGGTCGTCGACCGCCTCACGGTCAAGGAAGGCGCCAAGCGCCGTCTCACCGACTCCGTCGAGACCGCCCTCGGCCTGTCCGGCGGCATGGTCGTGCTCGACTTCGTCGACCTCCCCGAGGACGACCCCGAGCGCGAGCGCATGTACTCGGAGCACCTCTACTGCCCGTACGACGACCTCTCCTTCGAGGAGCTGGAGCCCCGGTCCTTCTCCTTCAACTCGCCCTTCGGCGCCTGCCCGGACTGCACCGGCATCGGCACGCGCATGGAGGTCGACCCGGAGCTGATCGTCCCGGACGAGGACAAGAGCCTCGACGACGGCGCCATCCATCCCTGGTCGCACGGCCACACCAAGGACTACTTCGGCCGCCTCATCGGCGCCCTGGCCGACGCCCTGGGCTTCCGTACGGACATCCCCTTCGCGGGCCTCCCGCAGCGCGCCAAGAAGGCCCTGCTGCACGGCCACAAGACCCAGGTCGAGGTCCGCTACCGCAACCGCTACGGGCGCGAGCGCCGCTACACCACGGCCTTCGAGGGCGCCGTCCCCTTCGTCAAGCGCCGGCACAGCGAGGCCGAGAGCGACGCCAGCCGCGAGCGCTTCGAGGGCTACATGCGCGAGGTGCCCTGCCCCACCTGTGAGGGCACGCGCCTGAAGCCGATCGTCCTCGCGGTCACGATCATGGACAAGTCCATCGCCGAGGTCTCCGCGATGTCCATCAGCGACTGCGCGGACTTCCTGGGCGAGCTGAAGCTCACCGCCCGCGACAAGAAGATCGCCGAGCGCGTGCTGAAGGAGGTCAACGAACGGCTGCGGTTCCTGGTCGACGTCGGCCTGGACTACCTCTCGCTGAACCGCGCGGCAGGCACCCTCTCCGGCGGCGAGGCCCAGCGCATCCGCCTGGCCACCCAGATCGGCTCCGGCCTCGTCGGCGTCCTCTACGTCCTCGACGAGCCGTCCATCGGCCTGCACCAGCGCGACAACCACCGGCTGATCGAGACCCTGGTCCGGCTCCGCGACATGGGCAACACGCTCATCGTCGTCGAGCACGACGAGGACACGATCAAGACCGCCGACTGGGTCGTCGACATCGGCCCCGGCGCCGGTGAGCACGGCGGCAAGGTCGTGCACAGCGGCTCCCTGAAGGAGCTGCTCGCCAACGCCGAGTCGCAGACCGGTCAGTACCTGTCCGGCAAGAAGGTCATCCCGCTGCCCGACATCCGGCGCCCGATCGACCCGTCCCGGCAGCTCACGGTGCACGGCGCCCGGGAGAACAACCTCCAGGACATCGACGTCTCGTTCCCGCTGGGCGTGTTCACCGCCGTCACCGGCGTGTCCGGCTCCGGCAAGTCGACCCTGGTCAACGACATCCTGTACACGCACCTGGCCCGCGAGCTGAACGGCGCGAGGAACGTGCCCGGACGGCACACCCGCGTGGACGGCGACGACCTCGTCGACAAGGTCGTACACGTCGACCAGTCGCCCATCGGCCGCACCCCGCGCTCCAACCCGGCCACGTACACCGGCGTCTTCGACCACATCCGCAAGCTGTTCGCCGAGACCACCGAGGCGAAGGTCCGCGGCTACCTGCCCGGCCGCTTCTCCTTCAACGTCAAGGGCGGCCGCTGCGAGAACTGCGCGGGTGACGGCACCATCAAGATCGAGATGAACTTCCTCCCGGACGTCTACGTCCCGTGCGAGGTCTGCCACGGCGCCCGGTACAACCGGGAGACCCTGGAGGTCCACTACAAGGGCAAGTCCATCGCCGACGTCCTGAACATGCCGATCGAGGAGGCCACGGAGTTCTTCGAGGCCGTCCCCGCGATCGCCCGGCACCTCAACACGCTGAAGGACGTCGGCCTCGGCTACGTCCGTCTCGGCCAGGCCGCGACCACCCTGTCCGGCGGCGAGGCGCAGCGCGTGAAGCTCGCCAGCGAGCTGCAGAAGCGCTCCACCGGCCGCACGGTCTACGTCCTCGACGAGCCGACCACCGGTCTGCACTTCGAGGACATCAGCAAGCTGCTGACGGTCCTGTCCGGACTGGTCGACAAGGGCAACACGGTCATCGTCATCGAGCACAACCTCGACGTGATCAAGACCGCCGACTGGATCGTCGACATGGGTCCCGAAGGCGGCGCCGGCGGCGGCCTGGTCGTCGCGGAGGGCACGCCCGAGGAGGTCGCCGCGGTCCCGGCCAGCCACACCGGCAAGTTCCTGCGCGAGACCCTCGGCGCCGACCGGATCAGCGACGCGTCCTCGGTCAAGGCCCCGCGCAGGGCGGCGGCGAAGAAGACGGTCCCGGCGCAGACCAGGGCGAAGAAGACCGCCACCAGGACGGTCGACAGCACCGCGGTCAAGAAGACAGCGGCGAAGTCCACGAAGGCCGCCGCGAAGAAGACGACGCGGACGACCAAGGGCTGA
- a CDS encoding YceI family protein, with protein MTNDTATAATATALPLAPGNWALDPFHSSVGFTIRHLGIAKVRGRFERLEADLFVGERVEDVRVTATVDLASIDTGNADRDAHVRASDLLDVEKRPTMTYRSTRVSGEGEDWTMEGELTIGEVTRPVTLAVEFGGLVDVPMDGSRHAGFEATGEIRRSEFGLDFAPGLLGEVVKIQLDMQFVEPKNA; from the coding sequence ATGACGAATGACACCGCTACCGCCGCTACCGCCACCGCCCTGCCGCTGGCCCCGGGGAACTGGGCCCTGGACCCGTTCCACTCCTCCGTGGGCTTCACCATCCGCCACCTGGGCATCGCCAAGGTGCGGGGGCGCTTCGAGCGGTTGGAGGCCGACCTGTTCGTCGGGGAGCGCGTCGAGGACGTACGGGTCACCGCGACCGTCGACCTGGCCTCGATCGACACCGGCAACGCCGACCGGGACGCGCATGTCCGCGCCTCCGACCTGCTCGACGTCGAGAAGCGCCCGACGATGACGTACCGCTCGACGCGTGTGTCGGGTGAGGGTGAGGACTGGACCATGGAAGGCGAGCTGACGATCGGTGAGGTGACCCGCCCGGTGACGCTCGCCGTGGAGTTCGGCGGGCTGGTCGATGTGCCCATGGACGGCAGCCGGCACGCCGGGTTCGAGGCGACGGGTGAGATTCGGCGCAGCGAGTTCGGGCTCGACTTCGCTCCCGGTCTGCTCGGGGAAGTGGTGAAGATCCAGCTCGACATGCAGTTCGTGGAGCCGAAGAACGCCTGA
- a CDS encoding helix-turn-helix domain-containing protein gives MSDNELGTFLRTWREAVSPAEVGLPTGPRRRTPGLRRSELATLAGISVEYLTRLEQGRDRHPSAQVLGALADVLNLSLADRMLLRRLTKEADGGDPLLCAAAPSLGRTARPTVRSVLDRLEPAPALVVNWIGDVLAHTAGYERLAGPLGLLDDEPPNLLRYLFTDERARSAYRDWDRVADDLVAQLRHEVPLRDPYVAELADELTVTAGAEFADRFADLAVAPRPTGSQHIEHPEAGSLRLLHETFALPDDGQRVIVHLPADDATAAALDRLNGRRPGGLRAVGEAG, from the coding sequence GTGAGTGACAACGAGTTGGGCACGTTCCTGCGCACCTGGCGTGAAGCCGTCAGCCCCGCCGAAGTGGGCCTGCCCACCGGTCCGCGCCGCCGCACCCCGGGCCTGCGGCGCTCCGAGCTGGCCACGCTCGCCGGCATCAGCGTCGAATACCTCACCCGGCTGGAACAGGGACGGGACCGTCACCCCTCCGCCCAGGTGCTCGGTGCCCTCGCCGACGTCCTGAACCTGTCTCTCGCCGACCGGATGCTGCTGCGCCGCCTGACCAAGGAGGCGGACGGCGGGGACCCGCTGCTCTGCGCGGCGGCCCCGTCGCTCGGCCGCACGGCACGCCCCACGGTCCGGTCCGTGCTCGACCGCCTCGAACCGGCCCCCGCCCTGGTGGTCAACTGGATCGGCGACGTCCTCGCCCACACCGCGGGATACGAGCGGCTGGCCGGGCCCCTCGGCCTGCTCGACGACGAGCCGCCCAACCTGCTCCGCTATCTGTTCACCGACGAACGGGCCCGCAGCGCCTACCGGGACTGGGACCGGGTGGCCGACGACCTGGTCGCCCAGCTCCGGCACGAGGTCCCGCTGCGGGATCCGTACGTCGCCGAACTTGCCGACGAGCTGACGGTGACGGCCGGGGCGGAGTTCGCCGACCGGTTCGCCGACCTGGCCGTGGCACCGCGGCCGACGGGCTCCCAGCACATCGAGCACCCGGAGGCCGGATCGCTGCGCCTGCTGCACGAGACGTTCGCGCTGCCCGACGACGGCCAGCGCGTGATCGTCCACCTGCCCGCGGACGACGCCACGGCCGCCGCCCTGGACCGCCTCAACGGCCGTCGCCCCGGCGGGCTGCGGGCCGTGGGGGAGGCCGGCTGA
- a CDS encoding carbohydrate kinase family protein, with the protein MIVVAGEALIDLVPRGTGALAALQPALGGGPYNTAVALGRLGSPAAFCSRVSYDAFGEALLDRLRETGVDVSSVQRGTEPTTLAVATVGADGSAAYSFYVDGTADRLFTAPSALPPGTRAVSFGTCSLVLEPGASAYEELMRAAAAQGVFTALDPNIRAGLIPDADAYRARFKSWLPSVSLLKLSEEDARWLGGTPQEWLAAGPAAVVITRGGDGLTAYTASGEYAVPGERVEVVDTIGAGDTVNAALLHGLAARDALSTQALAALGSDGWTGLLGFAARAAAVTCSRAGAEPPYAYELEG; encoded by the coding sequence ATGATCGTCGTCGCCGGTGAGGCACTGATCGACCTGGTACCGCGGGGCACGGGTGCCCTGGCCGCGCTCCAGCCGGCGCTCGGCGGCGGCCCGTACAACACGGCGGTCGCGCTGGGCCGCCTCGGCTCCCCCGCCGCCTTCTGCTCCCGGGTGTCGTACGACGCCTTCGGGGAGGCCCTGCTGGACCGGCTGCGGGAGACCGGGGTGGACGTGTCGTCGGTGCAGCGCGGCACCGAGCCCACGACCCTCGCCGTCGCCACGGTCGGCGCGGACGGCTCGGCGGCGTACTCCTTCTACGTCGACGGAACTGCGGACCGGCTCTTCACGGCTCCCTCCGCGCTGCCGCCCGGCACCCGGGCCGTCTCCTTCGGGACCTGCTCGCTGGTGCTGGAGCCGGGGGCGAGCGCCTACGAGGAGCTGATGCGTGCGGCGGCCGCGCAGGGTGTGTTCACCGCGCTGGACCCGAACATCAGGGCCGGCCTGATCCCGGACGCGGACGCCTACCGGGCGCGGTTCAAGAGCTGGCTGCCGTCGGTGTCGCTGCTGAAGCTGTCCGAGGAGGACGCCCGGTGGCTGGGCGGCACACCCCAGGAGTGGCTGGCGGCCGGCCCCGCGGCGGTCGTGATCACCCGGGGCGGCGACGGGCTGACCGCCTACACCGCCAGTGGCGAGTACGCGGTGCCGGGTGAGCGGGTGGAGGTCGTGGACACGATCGGCGCGGGCGACACGGTGAACGCGGCGCTGCTGCACGGGCTCGCGGCACGCGACGCGCTCAGCACTCAGGCGCTGGCCGCGCTGGGGTCCGACGGCTGGACGGGGCTGCTGGGCTTCGCGGCCCGTGCGGCGGCGGTCACCTGCTCCCGGGCCGGAGCGGAACCGCCGTACGCGTACGAGCTCGAAGGCTGA